In the Triticum aestivum cultivar Chinese Spring chromosome 2B, IWGSC CS RefSeq v2.1, whole genome shotgun sequence genome, ggattatttaactatcatggtagttgaacaacattgagaaggtaaccccaactcaatcccaattaaaagtaattattaagaacccaacaaattaatttaagtaacatgatgagatacatgtgataatccaagtactagacactcagaattgtccataactggggacacggctaaccatgattagattgtacactctgcagaggtttgcgcacttttccccacaagactcgatcgcctccgttggatttctcgcactacacagtgtttgagaaacggatgaccgagacatagtctttcagaaacattaactctctactccgggtagaccataccaaacctacaaaacccactacctgttgatctacctgttcaagagcttcacgtaacttactcagctatgctagagcccataatagcttgtggctgcacacggaagtttctagcatgaatcatctcagttccctttgagcctggatggcgatccataggaagatcacacggtaaccccgggatttccaaaaaaacaggcaacactggattccccaggtgcctcaatcaacccagatgtgtattaaaattgccaccttaagttgaaccattaattaacaatctcacatctgtcatggaacactcaaacccaatccacgtctacgagcatagcatagcaatataagcataacgtagaagtaactcccaagggtttgataataaacagggcaataggttctacctcatcaactacttcctaaaacccacatattaaagacatcctaatcatgcaatgtttgaggattgaactaatgcaatgaaaactgtgtatgaaaagagtatgatcaatgtgttacttgccttgctgacgatccgcgaaacctagtgactcgtagtaacacgcttcgcactccaggaattctatcgcaaacaaacagtaACATACATAAGAAACTAGCAAAGATGCACAAACAAAACTTCAACTAAAAGCGaggaccagaaagttcaacttaagaactccggtttgcaaaaagaatcaaatcgagcggagcaacgaaactcaaacggcgagagaaacaagatccgtttactaatctgaactaaagtcaaattttattgtatcaaaatcttgttcaagttggttaagcagAAAGAGGGTCTTGAGACGCAACTCTAGGCTTTTGAATCACCTGTTTCCGACTAACGAGCGGAAAGATAAACAAAAACTaagattggatcagaaatcgcgaccgAGAATAATCGCAAATAAATCCaataaaagaaaactgatgaacaggctaacgaacgagtgttcgttatctgtaactaacgaatGAAAACCGTTCGTTTAGACGAACGTAtggacaaacgtccgctaaatagaagaaCCGCGAAAAACCGGTGAACCAATTTAAAAAAAATggactagggtttctaaaaaaatgaACGGTTTTTTAAGAAAAACCGGTGGCTCAGATTCGGctcggtacctccggcgaggcgaggtggggcggcggggctcggctcaCGGAcggcagggctcggcggcggcgcgggcggcggcggggctgcaaCGGCggggctgcagcggcggcggcgaggcgcggcggcggcggcggggcacagCGGCGGGAGGCGGCTGCGGCTCGGGgctgtggtggcggcggtggttggtggtgatggtggctcggggggggggggagtatatataggggggggCTTGGAGtaggggccaaggcggcggcggtggagtccggctcggactcctgtccgagtcggtggcggcggcggcgctcgcgcgcaggaggcggcggcggctgggccggcctgctcggctgagTCTTAGGCCCGGTCAGGCGAGGggaagtttttttttcaaataatttcgccggcagaaataaaatcctagaaaataaaataaaaccctaaaaatgccaaaacaaattttcaccgtctaaataaaatatttagacgagatgaacattttcttggccctaaaatgcaattttggaaaacgcgcaaatttttctaatgcaaataaaatacgaataaaatcaactaaaatcaaataaatgattttaatatttttcctccaatatttcaattattttggagaagtcatattatctcctctcatttatttttggtacgaaatatttttcggagggagaaataattaaaataaaaaatccTCCTTTCATTATTTGGTAGGAAAATCCAAATATGaaccggaaaatccccaactctctccgagggtccttgagttgcttaggatttcaaggattgcaaagcgaaaaagcaataaaatatgatatgcatgaatgacctatgtataacattccaaattaaaaatttgggatgttacaatgcatAAGAAGCAACTTTTTCACCGGCCCATAACAGTAATTCAATGGCCCATGTGACCTACTACCGGACGAGCGAAGGTCAGCGTACGAAAATGGACTGGCGAGTAGGACAGATGAAAAACAGACTAAATTACGATGGTAAGAAACACTTCTTCTTTTAATAATAGGTATAGGTATATATTCACGACCATTTTACAAAGGAATATTATGATAAGGTAGATGATTCATAGCTAACATATAGGCAGTTCAACGGCTAGTTTTTTATGTTGCACATGTATAAATAGATAAGTCTATTTGCAATTCGATATTTTCTAACACTTTTGAATATATAGACAGTTCAACGACTATTTGGCATTTGCATGAATTAGttgaatttttgcaaataggaaGTTTTTAAGAAGGAATGATTAGTGTCATCGGTATTACCCTAAATAAGAAATAAAAcgaaataaaactaaaaaaaatgcAGTTTCGAAAACTGAAttggtggcattggtattaccctttgagaagaaaaaatgaaagaaaagggGAACTTTCACACAAGTTGGCAACCAAATTgcactttttataatatgcaaaGAATAACCATATAATAGTGCAATTTGTGCACTCCAGTATAATAAACACACATATATTGTATAGTATATGTGTCTGTATACATTTACACTCATCCAACATCCCAAAAATACCCATAAAGGAAAAGGCAAAAAACTAACTAAAAAAGAAAAAGCACATAAAATAGAACAAGAAAAAAAGGCAACGGGTTTCAAGCTCAATAAGAAAATTGATAGACCCGAAACAAGGGTAAGTCAAAAATTCAACCCAAAAGCCATGAAACAACACAAAGAGCAAAAAAGAACAACACAAATCTTGACAAAAGAATCAACGGTTAGAAAATAGACTGACCCAAATTTGAAAATCATGCAACTTACATATAAAGTGCATTTTACTAACAGGTGGTCAAAAGGATCAGGATAACTTAGTTTACATCTGGTTGACCATAACTACGGGATAAGGTCGTTATTAGGCTATTTGATTCCTTTTTTTTAGAACTAAGGCTCGCAATGAGCCCgtctttgaattaacaaagccatcaaccgaccAGGAATTACAACACAACAACAAGCACATCGGCTGAACGATATAAGGGAGCACCCTAGGAAGCTTACAACTCAACACAGAATACTAGCTCAAGACATAAAGAAGCCCAAGCTAGTACACGCCGCCGACCacagcaaacaagaaccaagaattGCGAGCAGCATGATCACAACGAGGACCTGCAGAAACAAAGTGGAGTTGTGGACATGACCGAGTCCAAGATTGGAGGAATCCAAGCATCTTCCTTCGCTCTCGCCGTAGAGGGACCCTACCCTCTCGCCTTGGATCGAATGGTGCCGCCGACGGACATGAGAGACGCTCACCCTAGAGCAGGAGAGATGCCGACCTCGAGTCCTGGAACAGGCACAGAGCACAACCTCCTTGGACATGAGCACACCTCATCTGACACACCGATGCAACCTAGGACACCTGAAAAACAACGGGAAAGCCACCGGGAGGAGCCACTGAAGAACGAGCAGCAAGGACATCAGGAGAGGCCGCAAAACAACGAGGAGCAAGAGTCGTCGGCCGCTGAAGAGAAACACCGGGCGTCCACGAATAGGGACGTGATGTTACTGCCGGGAAGAGGAACCCTATCCCCTACCGCCGGATCGCAGATGCCATGCCGCCGGAGCTGAGCCAAACACGCCACCGCCGAGGAGCACCACACTTGAGGGGAGCGGGGACAGACTTCCCTACGAGCCAGACCAACCACAGCCACCTGATAACCAGATCCGCCCAAAACTCCACCTTTGCTGCCCCTCACCCGAACGCACGCTCCCCaggcggcgcctccaaggaggACACGACACGCAGCGCGCAGTCACCGCCCAATCCAAGAAGGATTTTGGGCTTTCACCCGAGAGTGGAATGGGGGTGGATGGGGTTGGGACCTCAGCTGCACCTCCAAGGAGGAAGGGCGGTGCCCAAGGGCGTCGCTGCCGCCAGGCCGGGCCAGCCGACCAATGGTTTCCCACGATCCCAAAACCGCACCACCGGGCACCCATCCATACCGTTTCGGCGACCGAAGCTGCTGGAACCGGCGGGGATGAGGGAGCTGAAGGGAAGGGGAGTCGAACCTCAGATCTGACGAGGAGGGGGATCTCCACGCCACAGCCACCACTCGCCACCGTCCCACCACCCGCGTGGTAAGGAACGCCGGCCAGGACCACCCACGGACGCCGCCAGCCGGGAGGGCGCCGACGCCGCGCCaagggccgccgccccagatccGGAGTCCTCCGCCAGGAACGGAGCGAGCAgggcctcgccgccaccgtcaTCGGCGACCGCGCAGGCTTGCCGGCGGCCACCTCGGGTGGCGACGAGGGGGAAGGAGGTGAGGGGTGGCGGCGCTGGGTGGAAACGCTAGTCGCCTCCCGAGTCGCCCGAGCGGACTCAACTCATCTGCTTGTTATTCGAGAGAGCTTGATGAACACGGTTAGCCACAGCTATTTGATTCCTTGCTGGAGCGGTTTTTCTTTTGCGGGTTTATCCCACTATTGTCATTCGATGGAAGACCAAGCGTTCAGCCTTTGTTCGCCAAAAAGATTCGGTGAATTGAGAGAATTTCGATCCAGCTATTTAACTGAACTGTTGAACGAACATGATCCGTGTATTAAGTTTTACGACGTGCACACACACTGCCACATGATATGTGCATGCCATCAAAGAAACTTTCACCCAAGATTGAGAACAAAGAGAACTCAAAAAATGAAATATTGGTTCTGAATTTATGTTAAAAACGAGCTCAATTATGTCCACCAACAAATTAACCTACGACTGACCACATTATGATAATCTTCCAATAAAAAACTAGTAATGTATCTATATAAGAAAAAGGCCAGTATGTACTAGTAACGTAAACAAACTAGGCAACTAGGCAACTAGGCCGATATAATCGAGCTCGACGGAGCCGAGCCACAGCTGCCCTTTCCTCTCGGTCACCTCGCTGAGCGTCACGCCCTTGGCCGCCGTCAGCTCCTCTAcctccacgccgccgccgtcgaggACACCGACCAAGTGCTTCACGGGGGCTGTGGTCGCGCCCGGGCGCCCCTTCTCCTGGTTCAGCGCCACCCAGTAGCCGCCCTTCCCGTCTCGCCGCACGTTGTCCGGGTAGCCCGGCAGGTCGGCGAGCAGCTCGTAGTGGCCAGCCTTTGGTCCCTGGAGATAGTACCTGTGTGCCTGGCACGGCACCGTGTGCGCGACGACGACGTACGTCCTGTCGTGGCTCACCGCGACGCCGTTGGCGTACGGCAAGCCGTCCTTGAGCACGGTGACCTGCTTCGTCCGCGCGTCGTACTTGAGCAGCCTCCCCGTCGCGTCCGCGTTCATCATGATTTCCGTATTAAACCTGCACGGATTAGTAGTATTAATTTTGTAGTTTTACCAGCTTGTGATCGAATTTGAGCATGTAGAAGGGATCTGGATTAAGTACGTACCTTCGTGGATATGTCACGCTGCTGTCGGTGAAGTAAACATCGCCAGTAACCTGATCAATGTCAATGCCGTTGACGAAGTTGAACCGGACGCCACCGGCACTGGTGGCCagcacctccgcctcgccgccgtcggggCCGACCCTCATGAGCCCCTTGTACGCGTCGGCGATGTAGAGGTCGCCGGACTTGCGGTGAAACGCGAGCCCCAGCGGCCGCCCGCACAGGCTCTCCGTCTCCTCCGACGGCGCCACGGGCACGGTGCACATGGGGAACTTCCTGTAGTTGGCGTGGTAGGCGAAGGTCGTCCAGCCGACGGCGCTGCCGCCCCACTTGAGGACGCGTCCGTCAGAGACGCCGGTGTAGGGACCCTGGCCGCGCGCGTCGAAGGCCAGGCTCTCGGCGCCGGTGACGCCGTTGGGCAGGGGGAGGTGGAGGCTCCAGTCCGTCGGGCTGGTCTTTACCTTAGCGGCCGAGCACGACGGGACCAGAGAGACAGCGAGAAGAGCGAGCAGGAGGACGAGCCACCCGCTCGCGGATCCGCGGCGCCCCATGATCGTCGGAACAAGTGCTGCGGCGATCGAGCAGAACGACTTTCCTTCGTTTTCGTGCGAGTTCTTTCACGGCAGGTAGCTCGAGATTTAAAGGGCACGACCGCGTTGcaggagtttgaatttgaactgcCATATGATTCAGACTTGTAACGTTTCTCCTCCTTTCGAGGAGATTCCCAGTTGTAATGGTCAGCGTCACGCGGAGGTGGACAGTTCTTCGGGGGTGGTGACACGTGTCGACGATTAGGACCGTCGGTTCCTAATCGGATGGCTGTAAACAAAGTACAGGCATGTGTTTATTCCAATCCGTTTCACCGAACGGGATTTTCCAACGACTTCGCTACCTGGTGTAGCGGCCTAGCTAGCATAGGGATGCAAGCGAACATGTCCGTATCTTCTGTGTACGTCCGCGATGGCCGAAGGTTACTACTCCCTCCGCtgataaatataagatgttttacaAAAAAATAGTCAGATGTATATAGACAGTTTCAGTGTGATGTAGTCCACattgaaatatctaaaacatcttatatttgtataaacggagggagtaatacattgttttatttttctatttttgagCTAATGAACTAATACATTGTTTGTTCAAAACTTATGCAAACATAGGCAGATGTCTATGAAGGTTTTTAAAATTGATTGCAATATGATTTAAATAATTAAAATCATCCCAATATGACTTAAATAATTGATTGCAATATGACTTATTTGTAAGCTGTTATGAAATATTACTACTTttccctataaagttggtcaaaattttaaaactttaacTTAGAACAAAAGCTAGATATACACTTATTCGTGGACGGGTGGAGTAGGCTTGTTGTTTGGCCATATGACATGTCTGTTGGATGTAAATTGTAAACTTCTTAACCAATAtgatgaggcaaaacttttgccttCATTAAGAATACAGTAGATGTGCattttctaattttatatgtataATGTACATGCTCTGAAACCAGTTAATATTTCCTTGTTGATGGATAAGAGTGTCAAATTATGTTTTTGACTGGTCAAATTAGTAAAAATGAGAACACATCATGAAAAATTATAGTTTCTTAAGTAGTCGTCTTCACCTGAATACATAATGAATATATTTCCTTTAACTATGCATTTTGCATGTTATGTCTTTGTATTATGCATGTTATCTCCTATTGTTTCATATCTCAACCTTTTGcctctcttttttttttccttgGAGGTCTTTTGGATCTTAGTATTCTAATTTACTTTGCAGCACTGATATCTCAGTGAAATGTAACATGAATTCTACTAGTTGTAGCAACATCTTGAAGCTCATGTTGATGTAACTCCGTATCCTGCAGACAAATGCTTTGATGTGAAGCTTATGTATTCCTGAAGGAAGCTCATGCAACATGTATTACCCTATTAATGTCATTTATATTATCTACAAGTGCATGTTCATATAAACACTTCGGACTTTTGTTTTGTTTACATATGCAAGTAAAACAGTCTAATTACTTCAACATATACTACTACTCGGTTTTGATAGAATGTAATAATCTTGGCAGTCAATAGTGCTATCTCATGCGAAAATCTTTTtctgagcccgggctcatctgcaccaaaatcaaaataaatactagaaaaattcaaaaaaatccaattttttcccatggtagacaatttgatgcatgaggtccgcccaaattttcaaatcatttggacaactgagcaactctcggcaaaaaaagacaaattcggGGTCTGTAAAACAGTTTACTGTTCATGTGCTGTTTtggcccgatttgtcttttttctgagagctactcagatgttgAAATGAGCTAATAATTTGAGCGAACCTCACGAAATAAAATTTCTAACATGGGAAAAATTTGGAATTTGgcgaatttttctagtatttgttttgaattttttttctgacCGAGTGCAGATGAGCCTGGACACCGAATCGCTGCACTCTATCTCATGAGTATTCCATTTTTTACCCTCCTGTCGTGACTTTGCGAAAAAAATACAGCATTTAATGAATCTTGCCATATCTTGCTCGTTAGTTTCTGCAAACTGAGAAGCAGCGCCCACTTTCAGGTTGACGTGGTGGTACTGGTACACGTATTCATCGATGGCATATCAAGTTATGTCAAAGTCTATGAATTGACAAATCTTGGTGAACGTTGTTCAGCTAGCTGCACTGCGCTGCTCCTATACTACGTACTCCCTAAAGTACAACGTTGTCCACCCTGACATCTACCACGTCATTTGACTTGTTGGTTTGATTTGCCAGTTTGAGTATAAAAGCCATCTGTCACAAAGTTCCGACTAATTATGAGATAAAATGTGGCAGGATTTTTAATGTGATAATGGGGGTTACAAATTTACAAATATGAGGTAGAAAATGAAGTATGTCCATTGATTATACACGGAAACCAGTTGATATTACTCTCATTCCCGTGTATATACTCAATTAGTACTCCTACTGTTGTTGTTTGGTAGACAAGCTGCATGGGGCACATTTGGGACGCCTCACCCTTAAACACAGGAGTGTGACATGTATTCAAGGCATCTAAGCTATCTTTACTACTCCATCCATCCTATAATATAATACGTTTTGGcaagctattttagcttgcaaaaacatcttaaaTTATGGGACAAAGTGAGtattaaggccctgtttggttcataggtcctaggactttttctagtcccaactaaaaagtccctagtccctaaaaagtgtCTTCTGTTTGTTTCAAGggactaaaaagtctctagtccctccctagaggttattaaatgaccatgctacccctagtatacagaaaaataacaaccaaacaacaccatgggacaGCGGTGcaatgggtgcatggaggggcattgtcgGAAAAGTCCTAAAAAGTCCCAAAAAatactctccttgagagtcttcttcatttagtcccaaaaagcaacttttagtccctagtagtccctcctgtttggttaaaaagtctctaagagggacttttttagtccctacaccaaaaagtccctacAAACAAACACCCCCTAAGTATCCATACATACATTATTATCTGTTTTAACACTCGCCCCATCACATTCAGACTTATTAAAGTGTTCATATATTTCAACTTTTTTCTTTATTATTGATTATAGACCGGAACTTTCACAAAATGGAAACGGATGGTATATATAGGTGTAACATGTATACAATAACATATAACGTATAGTCCCATGGAGATGCACTAGCCAGTACATTTAATCGAAACAATATGCCTTTGTTCAGGCCCCTTAATACATGAAACAAGAAGATAAAAAAAGGGAATAAATAAAGATGATGCCGACGTGAAACATTAGAGGCTGCAACCCATCTTCGTACTTAGCTAGGTATACAAAAATAAAGGGTGTGCGTCACCACCCTAGATCCACCACCGCTCCCGCCATTTTGAGCACTGCCTTCGCCGCCACCATTTCCATCGGCTTTAGCATTTAGATAACTTGGTCCTCTAGAAACTTTGTCCACCTTATCGGAGCCAGAGCTAACGCCGATGACGACACCATGACCACTTGATCCATCGCGATCTCCAGCTTGTcccccacca is a window encoding:
- the LOC123040424 gene encoding protein STRICTOSIDINE SYNTHASE-LIKE 10, with protein sequence MGRRGSASGWLVLLLALLAVSLVPSCSAAKVKTSPTDWSLHLPLPNGVTGAESLAFDARGQGPYTGVSDGRVLKWGGSAVGWTTFAYHANYRKFPMCTVPVAPSEETESLCGRPLGLAFHRKSGDLYIADAYKGLMRVGPDGGEAEVLATSAGGVRFNFVNGIDIDQVTGDVYFTDSSVTYPRRFNTEIMMNADATGRLLKYDARTKQVTVLKDGLPYANGVAVSHDRTYVVVAHTVPCQAHRYYLQGPKAGHYELLADLPGYPDNVRRDGKGGYWVALNQEKGRPGATTAPVKHLVGVLDGGGVEVEELTAAKGVTLSEVTERKGQLWLGSVELDYIGLVA